The Rhodococcus antarcticus DNA segment CAGCTAGGAGCGCGGGCCGCCGTAGGTCGCGCAGCTGCCGGAGCCCGGGGTCACGGTCGGGCCCGACCCCAGCTCGGCCAGCACCAGGGCGCCGACCACCGGGTCGCGCGGAAGGTTCCCGTGGTCCACCGTCGCCGACGGACAGACGTCCTGCACCGGCACGTCGCGTGCGCCGTCCAGGCTGGCGGAGCGCGGCGGCGTCACCACCTGGTCCCTCGTCGTCCAGAACGATACCCACTGCGGCCCGTCCGGGGTCTCGTCACCGGAGTTCAGCGCGCTGAGCACGAAGCTGTCCGGCGCGAGCTGCCGGCAGGCCGTCGGGCACTGACCGGGCACGAGTCCCGCCGCGAGCCCGGCGAGCTGGGTGCCGTGGTGCGGCGAGCCGAGGGTGACGATCCGCCGGGCCTCCGCGGCGCCGCCGAGGTCCTTGGCCCAGATGCGCGCCACCACGCCTCCGGCGGAGTAGCCGACCACGTCCACCGATCCCGCCCCGGTACGGCTGCGTGCGGCGTCCGCCGCGTCGGCGAGCGTCCGGGCCTGCACGGCGAGGTCCCCCGTCCCGCCGTCGGGCAGGTCCACCACGGTGGCGTCGCGCCCGGCGGCGCGCAGACGGTCGGCGAGCACGGTCAGCGACTCCGTCGAGCCGCCGTAGCCGGGAACCAGGAGCACCGGGCCCGGGACGGACTGGTCGACCGCGGCCACCGGCGCGTCGCTCGACCGCCCGGCCACCAGCGCGAGGCCCCCCGCGGCCACGGCCACCACCCCGATCCCCAGCAGGGCGAGCACGAGCCGACGGCGGGCCGGGGCCAGGGAGGACAGCACGGTTCCAGTGTGCCCGCGGCTCCCGCGGCGTGCGCCGGC contains these protein-coding regions:
- a CDS encoding lipase family alpha/beta hydrolase, producing MLSSLAPARRRLVLALLGIGVVAVAAGGLALVAGRSSDAPVAAVDQSVPGPVLLVPGYGGSTESLTVLADRLRAAGRDATVVDLPDGGTGDLAVQARTLADAADAARSRTGAGSVDVVGYSAGGVVARIWAKDLGGAAEARRIVTLGSPHHGTQLAGLAAGLVPGQCPTACRQLAPDSFVLSALNSGDETPDGPQWVSFWTTRDQVVTPPRSASLDGARDVPVQDVCPSATVDHGNLPRDPVVGALVLAELGSGPTVTPGSGSCATYGGPRS